ttaataaaaataacaaacacacATTAAGTAAGTAAATATGAGATAAGCATACCTTGTGACCTTTTCCGATTAGACATTGCGacaaattgaaaatgtgcTCTTCCACTCCTCCGACATTCGGATAAAAGAAATCTGATACCATACTGCaagtaataaaatcaaaagtcaGTGTCTTTTCACATCTAATCAAAATCCTTTATACAAACATTATTTGAACCATTAACATTTACAACACTTTGCTTACCATATTCGCATATTTTTTGGAACGTCAACAAcctaatttacattttctatGAGAAGAATTCGACGATTTTATAAAGCAATTATCATTTGTTTACTTTTGGAATGGCAAAAGACACCCGAATACAAAGCACAAACTTTAAGATTTGTGTTCGAAAATATTagcaaatttgaaaacttttgtcTGTTgtaatttgacgaaaaatatgtAGATATTCATAAAGATATAATATGAACAAGAAATTCATGCGAATTTACGATGTATTTATTAGttcaaaatgtgtttttttatttaaattaaaaatatatattctaTTTGATTTTTGCGCTTGCTTAATAAAATATCTGATGAGAATATCGACAGGTTTTAATTATGCTCGTAAGTATTATCATCTACTCTTCACACATTTATTTAGTCTATCATTAGCGGTCGAGCAAACAACGACaaagttttacaaaaattattttctgaatcGGATGAAATATATTAACTTGTCTgacgtttgaaaaaaaatagaaatgatcaaactaatattttttgttttaggtaagttttaacattttgacaaaattaaggcagtaaatcaatttttaaatgttattgcGATATTTTAATCTTGAGACCTTACAAGACCTTTTCAGTGAGATTTCTATCaagaatattttgtttatacatatacctatattttttggtcaattttcgtttaaaacaAACTTCTACTTTCAAGGTCaatgttataatttttgttatgagtattaaaaaccttaaataataaaatcattccggtttttgttgttttttttaacaaattgttCTTTTGTAGGATACTTTTGCATTGCAAATACGCTCGGATATGAGAGTGAGGAATATGTTCCATTCATCGGAAAGCGCAGAGATAATTTTGATtggaatcttttaaaaaacgtTATTCAAAATGACCCTTCAAAAAATGTCGTAATTTCCCCATTTTCcgctaaaattattcttatgcTACTTGCCGAAATGTCGGGTATTAATTCTCAAACACGAAAAGAACTTCTTGGTGCATTAGATGATGTAAGAGATTTGCATGAGGGACGAACAATTTTCAGTAGAATCATCAAGAGTTTGCATGAAAATGACGaacaaaatgtaattaattgtGGAAGTAGAGTTTTCATTACAGACAAAGTGCGCACCTCCCAAAAATTAGAAGTAATTTATGAGAGATCCTACAATGCCGGCGTACAAAATTTGGATTTCACTGATGTCTCAAAGGCAACAGATACAATCAACAATTTCGTTGCTGAAGTTACGCATAACAACTTGAAGGATTTTGTAAGTCGTGAAACTGTCACAGATGCAATTGTAGTGCTCattaatgcaattttcttcaatGGGCAATGGAGTAATCCATTCAAAACGGCAAGAACGCAAAAATCAGACTTTTTTGTTGCTCAAAATTCTCCTAAAAAGGTTGATTTCATGCATGCCAAATcagattattatttctttcattCGATGGCATTGAAATCCTCATTGCTTCGTTTGCCTTATGCAGGAAACAAATACGCCATGTTCATAATTTTACCTGATATCGACACGAATTTGAATAGTGTACTCTCAAATCTCGACACGAAAATAATTCATCGTGAAATGTGGTATTTGGATGAGCAAGAAGTAAATCTTCAGCTacccaaatttaaaatttcatatccaATGAATCTAAAGCCTCTATTGATGAACATGGGAATCACGACAGTTTTTTCCAACAACGCAAGTCTTCCATTGTTGGCACGCGGAGATCAAACCTCAACAAATCAATTACTTCTTTCACAAATTCAACAGCACACTGGCATTGAAGTTAATGAGCAAGGTTCTGTCGCGTTTGCAGCAACTCAAGCTCAATTAGTCAACAAAATTGGCGGAGGAACCAAAGAATTTAAAGCAAATAGAccgtttttgttttatatcgAAGACGAAAAGACAGGCAACATTTTGTTTGCAGGAAAGGTCAGTGATCCCTCGATATTCtaattgagagaaaaaagcAAATCTTTTACCGATTAcccatataaaatttataagaaataaaacttattttatatattttgaaatgaaaacttgtttttttctatcattCTATAAGTAATGAACAAGACAAAGTGCTTATGAAACAGGTTTCCTCTCCTATTagctttttcttataaaatttatcttgccggtgtctttaaaaatatcaattcaaaattaaaagaatctTATTTATAAAGTGTAAgaagctttaaaattcatgATGATACATATACCTATGagtatttctaattatttatttattattatttttttttttcactgacaAAAACAAACTCTAATCTCACACATGAACGCGTCATTAACGTGGATCGTACAGTAAAAAAGTCTGACAAATATACCGGTTTGTTGGTTTAATATTCTTATTTACGTTACCAATCATCAGTCGCTCcgtagatttaaaaaaaggaagacgTGAGGGCAACTACTTTAACAATTCAactatatataatatttaaaaaaaaatagtgagggagtcattaaaatatgaaatttttcgttttatttttttgtgagtgttACAATTCATGTCATCATAATAGGTTATAATTAGGACAagtgaaacaagaaaaaacctTATCAatcagcaaaaataaaataatcttgaACTTCTCAGTAACTTTTTGACCTAATCTTTGTggtcaagtaaaaaaattacaaacattttttttttatcatttttgaaaccagttatttattttactttgattaaattttattttctcgctTTCTGATGCCAATTCGTTCGTGATTCTTGATTGTAAATAAAGCTTTTTGATTCTGattaattcaacaaattagttttttgttttaaatatatattgttAATTCGTTCTTGATGACTTGCTGATAGATGattaattagttatttttatttgttaggTCTTATTGCAGCAACGATTGCTGCTGAAGTTGATCGTGAGGAATATGTGCCATTTCAAGGTAAATATGGAGAAGGCTGGTTTGCTAAAAGTTTGTTTAATAACATACATATATATGTACTTTTAGGACGCCGGTTCGATGAATTTGATTGGCAACTGTCGAAatctttaatggaaaaaagcaATGGAAACGTTGTAATATCTCCATTTAGCGTGAAAATTCTCTTGATGTTGCTTGCGGAAGCATCTGGAATAGATACACCAACATTTAATCAACTTTCGGTTATTTTGCCAAACATTCGGGTTCCTTATGACGGAAgagaattattcaaaaatgtgaTTGGATCGTTTAATGTATGTTGTTATAATTACAtatctgaagaaaaatttgttttgctcagatttttttctcttttttgttaTACCATAGTCCACACAAGGCGCAACAATGAAAAcagggacaaaaatttacatgaacaAAGACATAAAAACGCTTAAACGATATGCTGatattgctaaaaaatattacgatACAAGCATTGAATATGTCGATTTTTCACGTCAATCAGAAGTTGCTACACAAATCAATAATTGGTGTGCTAATGTCACAGAAAATCACATTCAAAACTTTATTTCACAAGATGCCTTGGCTGAAGCTGTTGTATTGTTGTTGAATGCTGTTTATTTCAAAGGTCAATGGAGACAACCTTTTCAACGAGATGACACATTCAAGAAAGACTTTGAGGgtacaacaaaaaagtctGTTGAGTTCATGAAGAAGACTGAAAATTTCTATTACTTTGATTCAAGTcaattaaaagctaaaatattGAGATTGCCGTATGCCAATACCCGATACGCTATGTTCTTTATCTTACCAAAACAAGATTCAAATATTAACGAATTGATTCAAAAGCTAGATAGTAAGACAATTTCAAGAGAAGCGTGGTATTTGGATGAAATGGAGGTTAAAGTTGAGATTCCCAAATTTAAGTATGAGTTTGATGGTGATTTAAAAACGGTTTTGCAACAggtaatttgacaaaattttataatagttTTATTATATCTTCTTAATTTCTCATAACTTAGATTGGTATCAAGGACATCTTCAATAATAATGCAAGTTTACCACTTTTGTTCAGTGATGgcgaaaatgaaaaagaaagtaATGTTTCGGGACATaaagtttcaaatattttgcaaaaagcaGGAATTATTGTCGATGAGGAAGGAAGTACCGCATATGCAGCAAcacgtaagtttttttttttcaaaaataaacaaattattgcTGTAACATTTCTATTAACAGAGGTTCAAATCGTTAACAAATTCGGCGCTCTTCCAGTTGAGTTTATTGCTAATCGAccatttgtatttttcattgaagatGAAGCCACAGGTACAATTTTATTTGCGGGGAAAGTTGCTGATCCTActcgtttttaatttaataatgatcTACTTACACAAAGACGAAGaataaaacaactttttaaaatatttacatgaatTCATGTATGTTTTTCCtattaggttttttttattgtagttTATCAGAGAGAATTTCAACTTTAGTCACAAAACCTTTTCCAATTGTTTCGAAGCTTTGAATTATACTATCTATATCCAATTTAACTCTTTTCTGTTTGATTGCCTTCGTTTCGCCTTTGGAGCGTTCAAAAGCAAAAGGTTTCCACAAGACACAAATGTTGGTTCCTTCACACGGATCGTAGAAAAATAAAGCATAATCGtcgtattttttctgaaaaaagtataaagaagtttttattaatgtaGTTAggtatattaattatttcataaagaaACATACCCGTAATTCAGTCAAATATAGTTGTGCTGCATTAAAGTCAACAGCTTGTAGTTTCTTTTCAGTAAAGTCTAAATTTGGTGAAGAAAATCTGTTGACCGGAATTGTATAACTCGGAACCAAAACTGATTCGAGTACATGTATTAAGACATTATATCCATTAGTATTAGGCgtaaaaagtgtttttaattttttactcgaCAATATTAAAAGGTCATGTTCAATCATGTGAAGCGCATTTTTTGCAAGGTTTTGTActaatcttaaaattt
The sequence above is drawn from the Culicoides brevitarsis isolate CSIRO-B50_1 chromosome 1, AGI_CSIRO_Cbre_v1, whole genome shotgun sequence genome and encodes:
- the LOC134837951 gene encoding uncharacterized protein LOC134837951, encoding MIKLIFFVLGYFCIANTLGYESEEYVPFIGKRRDNFDWNLLKNVIQNDPSKNVVISPFSAKIILMLLAEMSGINSQTRKELLGALDDVRDLHEGRTIFSRIIKSLHENDEQNVINCGSRVFITDKVRTSQKLEVIYERSYNAGVQNLDFTDVSKATDTINNFVAEVTHNNLKDFVSRETVTDAIVVLINAIFFNGQWSNPFKTARTQKSDFFVAQNSPKKVDFMHAKSDYYFFHSMALKSSLLRLPYAGNKYAMFIILPDIDTNLNSVLSNLDTKIIHREMWYLDEQEVNLQLPKFKISYPMNLKPLLMNMGITTVFSNNASLPLLARGDQTSTNQLLLSQIQQHTGIEVNEQGSVAFAATQAQLVNKIGGGTKEFKANRPFLFYIEDEKTGNILFAGKVSDPSICLIAATIAAEVDREEYVPFQGRRFDEFDWQLSKSLMEKSNGNVVISPFSVKILLMLLAEASGIDTPTFNQLSVILPNIRVPYDGRELFKNVIGSFNSTQGATMKTGTKIYMNKDIKTLKRYADIAKKYYDTSIEYVDFSRQSEVATQINNWCANVTENHIQNFISQDALAEAVVLLLNAVYFKGQWRQPFQRDDTFKKDFEGTTKKSVEFMKKTENFYYFDSSQLKAKILRLPYANTRYAMFFILPKQDSNINELIQKLDSKTISREAWYLDEMEVKVEIPKFKYEFDGDLKTVLQQIGIKDIFNNNASLPLLFSDGENEKESNVSGHKVSNILQKAGIIVDEEGSTAYAATQVQIVNKFGALPVEFIANRPFVFFIEDEATGTILFAGKVADPTRF